Proteins from a single region of Dyadobacter fanqingshengii:
- a CDS encoding TlpA family protein disulfide reductase: MNFGRAEIFLHIFFASICSLAYAQPEEPKVTRYDGKVSQKIVMTKDSPIYDHASGKRISYAVYDEMLRKNPGVYRTQPIFDKYGKASAFEIVKKSQLLIQGNGAVMQNSDLMPEVGEPLPPFVMHGLDGKEYNSEKLRGKYVLLGFWVKFEKPLYTFASTKVISTFIDENRKRGIEIVSLGTTLNTEDECLEAIPKRNCGFVPVPESYGFNQRYKISETPYFILLDKKGNIKAMAPHTEFSTISELVLR, from the coding sequence AAGAGCCCAAAGTGACCCGCTACGACGGAAAAGTGAGCCAAAAGATCGTCATGACGAAGGATTCACCCATTTACGACCACGCTTCCGGCAAGCGTATCAGTTATGCGGTTTATGATGAAATGCTCCGGAAAAATCCCGGCGTGTACAGGACACAGCCCATTTTTGATAAATATGGAAAGGCTTCTGCTTTTGAAATCGTAAAGAAAAGCCAGCTCCTGATCCAGGGCAATGGTGCAGTCATGCAAAATTCCGATCTGATGCCCGAAGTAGGGGAGCCATTGCCTCCGTTTGTAATGCACGGACTGGATGGAAAGGAATACAATTCGGAAAAATTGAGGGGGAAATATGTATTGCTGGGCTTTTGGGTCAAGTTTGAAAAACCGCTTTATACATTCGCCAGCACAAAAGTAATCTCCACTTTTATTGATGAAAACCGTAAAAGAGGAATCGAGATCGTATCATTAGGCACTACTTTAAACACGGAAGATGAGTGTCTGGAGGCGATCCCGAAACGGAATTGTGGCTTCGTTCCCGTCCCGGAATCGTATGGTTTTAATCAGCGTTACAAGATCAGCGAAACGCCTTATTTTATATTATTGGATAAAAAAGGCAACATCAAAGCCATGGCGCCGCATACTGAATTTTCTACGATCAGTGAGTTGGTTTTAAGATAG